In Dermacentor silvarum isolate Dsil-2018 chromosome 2, BIME_Dsil_1.4, whole genome shotgun sequence, the following proteins share a genomic window:
- the LOC119442169 gene encoding SPRY domain-containing protein 7, protein MATCFGCIRRCFNAGGFSASSSQGNRLPTVVLDMLHMGQDVVIVKNGQRICGSGAALANAPLVQNKSYFEVKVQQAGLWGVGVATQKTDLNRVPLGQDLESCVLTSEGTVVCNKEVLHKLQQTVQEGDVIGITYDHLELNFYLNGTDLHIPVTGVKGEVFPVLYVDDGAILDAVFSSFFHTPPQGFEQIMVEQSLL, encoded by the exons ATGGCAACTTGTTTCGGTTGTATCCGCCGGTGTTTCAACGCCGGCGGTTTCAGCGCCAGCAGTTCCCAGGGAAATCGCCTGCCTACGGTGGTTCTGGACATGCTTCATATGG GCCAGGATGTCGTAATCGTAAAGAATGGACAAAGGATCTGCGGCAGTGGTGCAGCACTAGCTAATGCCCCTCTAGTTCAAAACAAGTCCTATTTTGAAGTCAAGGTACAACAGGCAG GCCTGTGGGGTGTGGGAGTGGCCACGCAAAAAACAGACCTGAACAGGGTGCCACTTGGACAAGATCTGGAGAGCTGTGTCCTCACTAGTGAGGGCACTGTGGTGTGTAACAAAGAAGTGCTCCACAAGCTCCAGCAGACAGTACAAGAAGGTGACGTCATA GGCATCACGTATGACCACCTGGAGCTGAACTTTTACCTGAATGGAACAGATTTACATATCCCTGTGACAGGTGTCAAAGGAGAAGTTTTTCCTGTTCTTTATG TCGACGACGGAGCCATCTTGGATGCGGTGTTCTCTTCTTTCTTCCACACTCCACCCCAGGGCTTTGAGCAAATCATGGTGGAACAGTCCTTACTGTGA
- the LOC119442170 gene encoding RING-box protein 2-like has protein sequence MADEDDIDKDGDNNGQKPDKMFVLKKWNAVAMWSWDVECDTCAICRVQVMDACLRCQHENKQDDCVVVWGECNHSFHNCCMSLWVKKNNRCPLCQQDWIVQRIGK, from the exons ATGGCAGACGAAGATGACATCGACAAGGATGGAGATAATAACGGGCAAAAACCGGATAAAATGTTCGTTCTCAAAAAATGGAACGCCGTGGCTATGTGGAGCTGGGACGTAGAATGTGACACTTGCGCCATATGTCGCGTTCAAGTCATGG ATGCCTGTTTGCGATGTCAACACGAAAACAAGCAGGACGATTGTGTGG tggTGTGGGGTGAGTGTAACCACTCTTTCCACAATTGCTGCATGTCCCTGTGGGTCAAGAAGAACAACCGGTGTCCTCTGTGCCAGCAAGATTGGATTGTACAGCGCATTGGAAAGTGA
- the LOC119442172 gene encoding axoneme-associated protein mst101(2) isoform X1 codes for MAPPRIVRTPSEEQERRFRCAEARRARIRALTEEQRANVRAMNAAAQRRRRQRPEVRAQEAAERVRRREEIKREAEEKRKRQQNAAARARDAAAHREDAAVLEQEVEARPQQFTAVFVNAEVQHERRQDAAVREQEVDEKLRHRQCAAVRVKTEAQDEWRQDAVRDQDSDAHHERRQDAAVLDSEARQRQRDLVLCAQEAEAHHKRCQDAALLEQKLEARLKHRQCSTMRVNIEAHHKRCQDAAMWAQETEERQRQQNHAVRAQDAEAHREWSKSAAVRDQKAGESQKWCKQVAVWWEQEAEAHRAWRHDMALWEQVAEGRHEWHQDAAALEQEAERQCSAVLVQQTKAHCERQLEAAGREQQAEERRQRRQDRVVRAQEAEAHCKRRQCPSVREHDARSKQRRRMVESLQRLYAVICATSSRGTTDLQSITQCNFDILFRTKERWTLDEIKPYIEDLCVGQKGDANALLMRHARAAMRGGVRTYTSKRPIR; via the exons ATGGCGCCTCCGCGTATCGTGCGAACGCCATCCGAGGAGCAGGAGCGGAGGTTTCGTTGTGCCGAAGCGAGACGCGCCCGCATACGTGCCCTGACCGAGGAACAACGTGCCAATGTGCGCGCGATGAACGCTGCAGCGCAACGGCGGAGGCGCCAAAGACCCGAAGTGCGGGCACAAGAGGCCGCAGAACGCGTACGACGTAGAGAAGAGATCAAACGGGAGGCAGAGGAAAAACGAAAACGCCAACAAAACGCTGCAGCGCGTGCGCGGGATGCTGCAGCACATCGCGAAGACGCGGCAGTGTTGGAACAGGAGGTAGAGGCAAGACCACAGCAGTTCACTGCAGTGTTTGTGAACGCCGAAGTGCAGCACGAACGGCGCCAAGATGCGGCGGTGCGGGAACAGGAGGTAGATGAAAAGCTGCGACATCGACAGTGCGCTGCAGTGCGTGTGAAAACCGAAGCACAGGACGAATGGCGTCAAGACGCAGTGCGGGATCAGGATAGTGATGCACATCACGAACGTCGCCAAGACGCGGCAGTGCTGGACTCGGAGGCAAGGCAACGTCAACGAGACCTTGTACTGTGTGCGCAAGAGGCTGAAGCACATCACAAACGGTGCCAAGACGCAGCTTTACTGGAACAGAAGTTGGAGGCTAGGTTAAAACATCGGCAGTGCAGCACAATGCGTGTGAATATTGAAGCACATCACAAACGGTGCCAAGACGCTGCAATGTGGGCACAGGAGACAGAGGAGAGGCAGCGTCAACAAAACCATGCAGTACGTGCGCAAGATGCAGAAGCACATCGCGAATGGTCCAAAAGCGCGGCAGTGCGGGATCAGAAGGCTGGAGAAAGCCAGAAATGGTGTAAACAGGTTGCAGTGTGGTGGGAGCAGGAGGCCGAAGCACATCGTGCATGGCGCCACGACATGGCATTGTGGGAACAGGTGGCCGAAGGACGTCATGAATGGCACCAAGACGCGGCAGCGCTGGAACAAGAGGCAGAGCGACAGTGCAGCGCAGTGCTTGTGCAGCAGACCAAGGCACATTGTGAACGGCAGCTAGAGGCGGCAGGGCGGGAGCAACAGGCAGAGGAaaggcgacaacgccgacaagaccgtGTAGTACGTGCGCAAGAGGCCGAAGCACATTGCAAACGGCGTCAATGCCCTTCAGTGCGTGAACATGACGCGCGCTCAAAACAACGACGACGCATGGTGGAGAGCCTGCAGCGGCTATACGCTGTTATATGTGCTACCAGCAGTCGTGGCACAACAGACCTACAGAGCATTACACAGTGCAA CTTTGACATCCTTTTTAGGACAAAAGAGCGATGGACACTTGATGAGATAAAGCCGTACATAGA AGATCTCTGTGTTGGCCAGAAGGGCGATGCGAATGCACTTCTCATGAGGCACGCACGAGCAGCGATGAGAGGTGGTGTGCGGACCTACACTTCAAAGCGCCCCATCAGATAG